In one Dasypus novemcinctus isolate mDasNov1 chromosome 25, mDasNov1.1.hap2, whole genome shotgun sequence genomic region, the following are encoded:
- the LOC139437590 gene encoding mucin-2-like, giving the protein MPQAGGPAVPAAPCSPRPGQGTSPPAPGQGHLSPSRSSRRDAARLRRGDRPRCLAELPPPAAGLRRVLRCRLPATPRLGRPPRGATRGLAGRARHTPQTSAEWRDAESSSARRHHNHHTPQPPHITTTHTTTTHHNHLITTPHTTTTSTTTPHTTTPHTTTTSHHNTTHHNHLTPQPPHTTTTTHHNTTHHNHLTSQHHTPQPPPPPPPQPPHTTTTSHHNHHTPQPPHITTTHTTTTTHHNHHTPPPPHTTTTSHHNTSHQNHLTPQPPHTTTTSHHNHLTPQHHTPQPPHTTTTSTTTTTHNHHTQPPHTTTTHHNHLTPHTTTTSHHNHLTPQPPHTTTTTHHNHHHNHLTPQPPQTTTTSHHNHLTPQPPHTTTTTTITSHHNHHTTTTTHHNHHHHNHLTPQPPHTTTTSHRNHLTPQPPPQSPHTTTTTRQPPHTTTTTTTTTSHHNHHTPQPPHTATTTTTTTTTTTTSHHNHLTPQPPPPQPPHITTHTTTTTHHNHLTPQPPPQPPHTTTTTTTTHHNHLHHTPQPPPPQPPHTTTTTTTTHHNHHHHNHHTPQPPPPQPPHTTTTSHHNHHNHHTPQPPPPQPPHTTTTSHHNHHTPQPPPQSPHTTTPHTTTTSHHNHLHHNHHTQPPHTTTTHHNHLTPQPPHTTPHTTTTSHHNHLTPQPPHTTTTSHHNHLHHNHLTPQPPHTTTTTHHNHHTSQHTPPPHTTTTSHHNTTHHNHLTPQPPPPQPPHTTTTSHHNTTHHNHLTPQPPPPQPPHTTTTSHHNHLTPQPPHITTTSHHNRLTPQPPQPPHTTTTTTTTTSHHNHHHNHLTPQPPHDNHHTPQPPPPQPPHTTTTTHHNRHIPQSPHTTTATHHNHHHHNHHHHHHLTPQPPHTTTTTHHSHLTPQPPPPQPPHTTTTTTITSHHNTTHHNHLTPQPPPPQPPHTTTTHNHHTPQPPHTTTTSHHTSHHNHLTPQPPHTTTTTHHNHLTPQPPPPQPPHTTTTSHHNHHTPQPPHITTHTTTTHHNHLTPQHHTPQPPHTTTTSTTTTTHHNHLTSQHHTPQPPHTTTTSTTTTTHHNHLTPQPPHTTTTSHHNHLTSQPPHTTTTTTTSHHNHHHHNHHHNHLTPQPPHDNHHTPQPPPPQPPHTTTTTHHNRHIPQSPHTTTATHHNHHHHNHHHHHHLTPQPPHTTTTTHHSHLTPQPPPPQPPHTTTTSHHNTTHHNHLTPQPPHTSHHNHLTPQPPHTTITSHHHHTEPPHITTTTHHNHLTPPPPHMTITTTTTTSHHNHHTPPHTTTTTIHDNHHIPPPPMTTTTTTITHNHHTPSPPHTTTYHHHT; this is encoded by the exons ATGCCACAGGCAGGGGGGCCCGCCGTGCCCGCTGCGCCCtgcagcccccgccccggccaGGGCACgtcccccccagcccccggccaAGGGCACCTCTCCCCCAGCCGGAGTTCCAG GAGAGACGCGGCACGGTTACGTCGCGGTGACCGGCCACGGTGCCTGGCCGAGCTCCCGCCACCAGCGGCCGGGCTGAGGCGCGTCCTTAGGTGCCGGCTCCCAGCTACCCCGCGCCTGGGCAGGCCGCCCCGAGGCGCGACGCGTGGGCTCGCGGGGAGAGCGCGACACACTCCACAGACCAGCGCGGAGTGGCGGGACGCCGAGTCAAGCAGCGCACGTCGccaccacaaccaccacacaCCACAACCACCACACATCACAACAACACAcaccaccaccacacaccacAACCACCTCATCACAACaccacacaccaccaccacctccaccacaacACCACACACCACAACACCACACACCACAACCACCTCACATCACAACACCACACACCACAACCACCTCACACCACAACCACCACACACCACAACCACCACACATCACAACACCACACACCACAACCACCTCACATCACAACACCacacaccacaaccaccaccaccaccaccaccacaaccaccacacaCCACAACCACCTCACATCACAACCACCACACACCACAACCACCACACATCACAACAACACACACCACAACCACCACACACCACAACCaccacacaccaccaccacctcacACCACAACCACCTCACACCACAACACCTCACACCAAAACCACCTCACACCACAACCACCACACACCACAACCACCTCACACCACAACCACCTCACACCACAACACCACACACCACAACCACCTCACACCACAACCACCTccaccacaaccaccacacaCAACCACCACACACAACCACCACACACAACCACCACACACCACAACCACCTCACACCTCACACCACAACCACCTCACACCACAACCACCTCACACCACAACCACCACACACCACAACCACCacacaccacaaccaccaccacaatcaccTCACACCACAACCACCACAAACCACAACCACCTCACACCACAACCACCTCACACCACAACCACCacacaccacaaccaccaccacaatcacctcacaccacaaccaccacacgacaaccaccacacaccacaaccaccaccaccacaaccacctCACACCACAACCACCACACACCACAACCACCTCACACCGCAACCACCtcacaccacaaccaccaccacaatcacctcacaccacaaccaccacacgacaaccaccacacaccacaaccaccaccaccacaaccacctcacaccacaaccaccacacaccacaaccacctcacaccgcaaccaccaccaccacaaccaccaccaccacaaccacctcacaccacaaccacctcacaccacaaccaccaccaccacaaccaccacacaTCACaacacacaccaccaccaccacacaccacaaccacctcacaccgcaaccaccaccacaaccacctcacaccacaaccaccacaaccaccacacaccacaaccacctccaccacacaccacaaccacctccaccacaaccacctcacaccacaaccaccacaaccaccacacaccacaaccaccaccaccacaaccaccacacaccacaaccacctccaccacaaccaccacacaccacaaccacctcacaccacaaccaccacaaccaccacacaccacaaccaccaccaccacaaccaccacacaccacaaccacctcacaccacaaccaccacacaccacaaccaccaccacaatcaccTCACACCACAACACCACACACCACAACCACCTCACACCACAACCACCTccaccacaaccaccacacaCAACCACCACACACAACCACCACACACCACAACCACCTCACACCACAACCACCTCACACCACACCTCACACCACAACCACCTCACACCACAACCACCTCACACCACAACCACCACACACCACAACCACCTCACACCACAACCACCTCCACCACAACCACCTCACACCACAACCACCTCACACCACAACCACCACACACCACAACCACCACACATCACAACACAcaccaccaccacacaccacAACCACCTCACACCACAACACCACACACCACAACCACCTCACACCACAACCACCTccaccacaaccaccacacaCCACAACCACCTCACATCACAACACCACACACCACAACCACCTCACACCACAACCACCTccaccacaaccaccacacaCCACAACCACCTCACACCACAACCACCTCACACCACAACCACCTCACATCACAACCACCTCACATCACAACCGCCTCACACCACAACCACCACAACCACCtcacaccacaaccaccaccaccacaaccacctcacaccacaaccaccaccacaatcacctcacaccacaaccaccacacgacaaccaccacacaccacaaccaccaccaccacaaccaccacacaCCACAACCACCACACACCACAACCGCCACATACCACAATCACCTCATACCACCACCGCCacacaccacaaccaccaccaccacaaccaccaccaccaccaccacctcacaCCACAACCACCTCACACCACAACCACCACACACCACAGTCACCTCACACCACAACCACCTccaccacaaccaccacacaccacaaccaccaccacaatcaccTCACACCACAACACCACACACCACAACCACCTCACACCACAACCACCTccaccacaaccaccacacaCAACCACCACACACAACCACCACACACCACAACCACCTCACACCACAACCACCTCACACCACACCTCACACCACAACCACCTCACACCACAACCACCTCACACCACAACCACCACACACCACAACCACCTCACACCACAACCACCTCCACCACAACCACCTCACACCACAACCACCTCACACCACAACCACCACACACCACAACCACCACACATCACAACACAcaccaccaccacacaccacAACCACCTCACACCACAACACCACACACCACAACCACCTCACACCACAACCACCTccaccacaaccaccacacaCCACAACCACCTCACATCACAACACCACACACCACAACCACCTCACACCACAACCACCTccaccacaaccaccacacaCCACAACCACCTCACACCACAACCACCTCACACCACAACCACCTCACATCACAACCACCTCACATCACAACCGCCTCACACCACAACCACCACAACCACCtcacaccacaaccaccaccaccacaaccaccaccacaatcacctcacaccacaaccaccacacgacaaccaccacacaccacaaccaccaccaccacaaccaccacacaCCACAACCACCACACACCACAACCGCCACATACCACAATCACCTCATACCACCACCGCCacacaccacaaccaccaccaccacaaccaccaccaccaccaccacctcacaCCACAACCACCTCACACCACAACCACCACACACCACAGTCACCTCACACCACAACCACCTccaccacaaccaccacacaCCACAACCACCTCACATCACAACACCACACACCACAACCACCTCACACCACAACCACCTCACACCTCACACCACAACCACCTCACACCACAACCACCACACACCACAATCACCTCACACCACCACCACACAGAACCACCTCACATCACAACCACCACACACCACAACCACctcacaccaccaccaccacacatgacaatcaccaccaccacaaccacctcacatcacaaccaccacacaccaccacacaccaccaccaccaccatccacgacaaccaccacataccaccaccacccatgacaaccaccaccacaaccatCACACACAACCACCacacaccatcaccaccacacaCTACCACATACCACCACCACACAtga